From Buchnera aphidicola (Periphyllus lyropictus), a single genomic window includes:
- the pyrH gene encoding UMP kinase, whose amino-acid sequence MNKVKNSIKYTRVLLKLSGESLIDINGSSKIHIKSLDFLSKEIKRIIDLNIELGIVIGAGNLFRGSQLQKMGINRVVSDHIGMLSTVINGLAINNSMNKMNIKTELMSAIPLNGICEIYNWSRAINLLSKKIVVIFSAGIGNPFFTTDSAACLRAIEVHADIVLKGTLVDGVYTSDPKKNNNAILYSKLSYKEVLKKELKIMDLSAFSLARDYKLPICVFNINKPGALYRIITGVSEGTLIN is encoded by the coding sequence ATGAACAAAGTTAAGAATTCAATTAAGTATACTAGAGTATTATTAAAATTAAGTGGAGAATCATTAATTGATATTAATGGAAGTTCTAAAATTCATATTAAATCTTTAGATTTTTTATCTAAAGAAATAAAAAGAATTATTGATTTGAATATTGAATTAGGTATTGTAATAGGTGCAGGAAATTTATTTCGAGGTAGTCAACTTCAAAAAATGGGAATTAACCGAGTAGTTTCAGATCATATTGGTATGCTTTCTACAGTTATAAATGGTTTAGCGATTAATAATTCTATGAATAAAATGAATATTAAAACTGAATTGATGTCAGCTATTCCATTAAATGGAATTTGTGAAATTTATAATTGGAGTAGAGCGATTAATTTGTTATCAAAAAAAATAGTTGTAATTTTTTCTGCTGGAATAGGAAATCCATTTTTTACTACAGATTCTGCAGCTTGTTTAAGAGCGATTGAAGTTCATGCTGATATTGTTTTAAAGGGAACTTTAGTAGATGGTGTTTATACATCCGATCCAAAAAAAAATAATAATGCTATTTTATATTCTAAATTAAGCTATAAAGAAGTATTAAAGAAAGAATTAAAAATTATGGATTTATCTGCATTTTCATTAGCAAGAGATTATAAATTACCAATATGTGTTTTTAATATAAATAAACCTGGAGCGTTATATAGAATAATTACTGGAGTTAGTGAAGGAACTTTAATTAATTAA
- the frr gene encoding ribosome recycling factor: MIKNIIEKTKKKMKICVNNFILSINRLRTGRASPDLLKDLPVEYYNKKVSLGTISNITIEDSRTLRVHSFDKNSNKNIEKSIISSNLGLNPIISDEIIRVPIPQLTEERRKNLIKIVHESSEKSKICIRLVRRKANDEVKKISKDINIGKNEKKKHKYDIQLLTNSYIKKIDSLLQLKKKELLNF; encoded by the coding sequence ATGATAAAAAATATTATAGAAAAAACTAAAAAGAAAATGAAAATATGTGTAAATAATTTTATTTTATCTATTAATCGTTTAAGAACAGGAAGAGCTTCTCCAGATTTATTAAAAGATTTACCTGTAGAATATTATAATAAAAAAGTTTCTTTAGGAACTATTTCTAATATTACTATAGAAGATTCTAGAACTTTAAGAGTTCATTCTTTTGATAAAAATTCAAATAAAAATATAGAAAAATCTATTATTAGTTCTAATTTAGGATTAAATCCAATTATTTCTGATGAAATAATTAGAGTTCCAATACCTCAATTAACAGAAGAAAGAAGAAAAAATTTAATTAAAATAGTTCATGAAAGTTCAGAAAAAAGTAAAATTTGTATTAGATTAGTTAGAAGAAAGGCAAATGATGAAGTAAAAAAAATTTCAAAAGACATAAATATAGGAAAAAATGAAAAAAAAAAACATAAATATGATATTCAGTTATTAACTAATTCTTATATTAAAAAAATTGATAGTTTATTACAATTAAAAAAAAAAGAATTATTAAATTTTTAA